A genomic region of Catalinimonas niigatensis contains the following coding sequences:
- a CDS encoding acetyl-CoA carboxylase carboxyltransferase subunit alpha: protein MLLEFEKPIVELENKLADMRQMAEESGVDVSEAVKSLEEKIITLKKETFQNLTRWQRIQISRHNDRPYTLDYIYELCSDFIELHGDRSINDDKAMVGGLGKIGDQSIMFIGQQKGRNTKQRQERNFGMANPEGYRKALRLMKLAEKFNKPIVTLIDTPGAYPGIEAEERGQGEAIARNLKEMFMLKVPVICIIIGEGASGGALGIAIGDKVYMLENTWYSVISPESCSSILWRSWEYKEQAAEALKLTAEDMYHFKLVDGIIEEPLGGAHTDMKKQSAILKKYILNSIKELIELSPEQRIEQRINKFTAMGVVQ, encoded by the coding sequence ATGCTATTAGAATTTGAAAAGCCCATTGTGGAACTTGAGAATAAACTGGCGGATATGCGGCAAATGGCTGAAGAAAGTGGCGTAGATGTCTCAGAAGCAGTCAAATCCCTGGAAGAAAAAATAATTACCTTGAAGAAGGAAACGTTCCAAAACCTTACCCGCTGGCAAAGAATACAAATATCTCGACACAATGACCGTCCATATACACTGGATTATATCTACGAACTTTGTTCAGACTTCATTGAATTACACGGCGATCGCTCTATCAATGATGATAAAGCCATGGTTGGGGGACTAGGTAAGATCGGAGATCAGTCCATCATGTTTATTGGCCAACAAAAAGGTAGAAATACCAAGCAGAGACAGGAACGTAACTTTGGAATGGCCAACCCCGAAGGGTATCGTAAAGCTTTGCGACTGATGAAACTGGCTGAAAAATTTAATAAACCCATCGTTACTCTGATAGATACTCCTGGTGCTTATCCAGGCATAGAAGCTGAAGAGCGAGGTCAGGGGGAAGCTATTGCCCGTAACCTTAAGGAAATGTTTATGCTGAAGGTGCCTGTTATTTGTATAATCATTGGAGAAGGAGCTTCCGGCGGTGCTTTAGGTATAGCAATTGGAGATAAAGTGTATATGTTAGAGAATACCTGGTATTCAGTGATTTCTCCTGAATCATGTTCCTCCATCCTCTGGAGAAGTTGGGAGTATAAAGAACAGGCAGCAGAAGCACTCAAACTTACAGCGGAAGATATGTACCATTTTAAATTGGTTGATGGCATTATTGAAGAACCTCTGGGAGGAGCACATACCGATATGAAAAAACAAAGTGCAATCCTGAAAAAATACATATTAAATAGTATTAAAGAGCTAATAGAATTATCTCCAGAACAACGAATTGAACAAAGAATAAATAAGTTTACTGCAATGGGTGTAGTGCAGTGA
- a CDS encoding collagen-like triple helix repeat-containing protein produces MKRLNLYFFFASLYVLSACEGPVGPEGLPGPQGPAGEDGLDGINILGQVFEVEGDFNAGNEYGFGFEFPADEVEVFESDAILVYISWDQIEVTDEPPINIWRLLPQSAFLEGGTLQYNYDHTFTDVNIFLDGTIDLSTLTNEYTQNQLFRIVIVPADYVPNARMDIDYSNYEDVIRTFGIDDTNVKRY; encoded by the coding sequence ATGAAAAGGCTTAATCTGTACTTTTTTTTCGCTTCTCTATATGTATTATCAGCCTGTGAGGGGCCTGTTGGACCCGAAGGACTTCCCGGACCTCAAGGTCCCGCCGGCGAGGATGGACTAGATGGCATCAATATTCTAGGACAAGTTTTTGAAGTAGAAGGAGATTTCAATGCCGGGAATGAATATGGTTTCGGATTCGAGTTTCCTGCTGACGAAGTGGAAGTTTTTGAATCCGATGCTATTCTGGTATACATTTCCTGGGACCAGATTGAAGTCACCGATGAACCTCCTATCAACATCTGGCGTCTATTACCTCAATCCGCATTTCTGGAGGGAGGCACATTACAGTATAATTATGACCATACGTTTACGGATGTTAACATTTTTTTAGATGGAACCATTGACCTTAGCACGCTTACCAATGAATACACCCAAAATCAACTTTTCAGAATAGTAATCGTTCCGGCAGATTATGTTCCCAACGCCCGAATGGATATTGATTACAGCAATTATGAAGACGTGATCCGCACTTTTGGTATTGATGATACTAATGTCAAAAGGTACTAA
- a CDS encoding 1-acyl-sn-glycerol-3-phosphate acyltransferase, with protein sequence MWRIIAIIIFKVSGWKARSYVPTDIKKAVMVAAPHTSNWDFIYARAALYILRVPIKFTIKKEWIKFPLSLILNPLGAIPIDRQPKGISRTSTVDKMVEIFNQRDHLIILVTPEGTRKYAERWKSGFYVTAQRANVPIVLGYLDYKAKEAGIGAVFYPTGDIAKDIEEIKAFYRTKTAKFPNNGVR encoded by the coding sequence ATGTGGAGAATTATCGCAATCATTATCTTTAAAGTCAGCGGCTGGAAAGCCCGTTCTTATGTGCCTACCGACATCAAAAAAGCCGTAATGGTGGCAGCCCCGCATACCAGCAACTGGGATTTTATCTATGCCAGAGCTGCATTGTATATATTAAGGGTGCCGATAAAGTTTACGATCAAAAAAGAGTGGATCAAATTTCCGCTGAGCTTAATTCTGAATCCACTGGGTGCTATCCCAATAGACCGTCAGCCTAAGGGAATCAGCAGAACCAGTACGGTAGATAAAATGGTGGAAATATTCAATCAGAGAGATCACCTGATCATTCTGGTAACTCCTGAAGGGACACGAAAGTATGCAGAACGTTGGAAATCAGGCTTTTATGTCACTGCCCAAAGGGCCAACGTACCTATTGTACTGGGCTACCTGGATTATAAAGCGAAGGAGGCGGGGATAGGCGCCGTCTTTTATCCGACTGGTGACATAGCTAAGGATATTGAGGAAATCAAAGCTTTTTACCGTACCAAAACCGCTAAATTTCCTAATAATGGAGTGAGGTAA
- a CDS encoding patatin-like phospholipase family protein, giving the protein MKIGLVLSGGGSRGLAHLGIIKALQEFNVPIDIISGSSSGAIAGAMFSYGYPPDEILNIISELSFLRLFKPAISKTGLLKMDSTESLFRKYFAEDDFSALKIPLTICTTDLCKGRSVYFSEGPLLKPLMASSCIPVVFDPIRIDGNLYVDGGILNNFPTQPLLAKNVKIIGLHSNPVDESFKVSNVKTMFERTFLLVINANSYHHVGDCDLFLEPPGLKKIKVFDTKKAKEIFEIGYKYAKTREAEIKKLVETN; this is encoded by the coding sequence ATGAAAATTGGATTGGTATTATCAGGCGGGGGTTCCAGAGGACTTGCACACTTAGGTATTATTAAAGCACTACAGGAATTTAATGTACCTATTGATATTATTTCAGGGAGCAGTTCAGGTGCGATTGCTGGTGCCATGTTTAGTTATGGATATCCGCCTGATGAGATACTAAACATCATTTCAGAATTAAGCTTTTTAAGACTTTTCAAGCCTGCCATCAGCAAAACAGGTCTGCTGAAAATGGATTCTACCGAGAGTCTTTTCAGGAAATACTTTGCCGAAGATGATTTTAGTGCGCTCAAAATACCGCTGACCATCTGTACTACGGATTTGTGCAAAGGGAGAAGCGTATACTTTAGCGAAGGACCTCTGCTCAAACCTCTTATGGCATCTTCCTGTATCCCTGTTGTTTTTGATCCTATCCGTATTGATGGAAATTTATACGTTGATGGTGGAATTCTTAATAATTTTCCTACGCAACCTTTGCTTGCAAAAAATGTCAAAATCATAGGATTACACTCCAATCCGGTAGATGAATCTTTCAAAGTAAGCAATGTAAAAACCATGTTTGAAAGAACTTTTTTGCTGGTAATCAATGCTAATAGCTATCATCATGTGGGCGATTGCGACCTTTTTCTGGAACCACCCGGGCTGAAAAAGATCAAGGTGTTTGATACCAAAAAAGCTAAAGAAATATTTGAAATTGGTTACAAATATGCAAAAACCAGAGAAGCAGAAATCAAAAAATTGGTAGAAACGAATTGA
- a CDS encoding GNAT family N-acetyltransferase: protein MAGVRVRKFAGSEISQYIDDLAALRIEVFRSFPYLYDGNQEYEKKYLSTYTQARGSAVILALEHEEVVGASTCIPLSEETEDIRKAFFHTEYPIEEIMYFGESVLKADYRGRGIGVEFFRHREGHAHQHKKKYAAFCAVQRPDDHPLKPAGYKPLDAFWKKRGYTPLPRIKTEMRWKDIDQDQESTKSFMFWIKELS, encoded by the coding sequence ATGGCTGGTGTACGTGTCAGGAAGTTTGCAGGCTCAGAAATAAGTCAATACATTGATGATCTGGCTGCTCTTCGGATTGAAGTCTTCAGAAGCTTCCCCTATCTCTACGACGGTAACCAGGAATACGAGAAGAAATATCTTTCTACTTATACACAGGCCCGGGGAAGTGCGGTAATCCTGGCGCTTGAGCATGAAGAGGTCGTGGGAGCTTCTACCTGTATACCGCTTTCTGAAGAAACCGAAGATATCAGAAAAGCTTTTTTCCATACGGAATATCCTATTGAGGAAATCATGTATTTTGGTGAATCTGTCCTCAAAGCTGATTATCGCGGACGTGGTATTGGGGTAGAGTTTTTTCGTCATCGGGAAGGGCATGCTCATCAGCACAAAAAAAAGTACGCTGCTTTTTGTGCTGTGCAACGCCCTGATGATCATCCTCTAAAACCTGCTGGATACAAACCATTGGATGCTTTCTGGAAGAAAAGAGGTTATACTCCCCTACCACGGATTAAAACAGAAATGCGCTGGAAAGACATAGACCAGGATCAGGAAAGCACCAAATCTTTCATGTTCTGGATCAAGGAGCTCAGCTAA